From a single Chlamydia muridarum str. Nigg genomic region:
- a CDS encoding exodeoxyribonuclease VII small subunit: MTKKAKNVEKVPFEDAMKRLEEIIDLMNQPTTALEASLALYEEADQLMRICESRIQEVEARIKQLSDQRSES; encoded by the coding sequence ATGACAAAAAAGGCTAAAAACGTGGAAAAAGTTCCCTTTGAAGACGCAATGAAACGCTTGGAAGAGATTATAGATCTCATGAATCAGCCAACAACGGCTTTAGAAGCTTCTCTCGCTTTATATGAAGAAGCCGATCAGTTGATGCGCATATGCGAGTCCCGCATCCAAGAAGTTGAAGCACGTATTAAACAGCTCTCCGATCAACGGAGCGAATCATAA
- a CDS encoding 1-deoxy-D-xylulose-5-phosphate synthase — MISPLLQHISSPQKLRSLSLDQLPLLCDEIRNRIIATLSLTGGHLASNLGIVELTVALHYVFASPEDQFIFDVGHQAYVHKLLTGRNTEAFSNIRHDNGLSGFTSPQESNHDIFFSGHAGNALSLALGLAKGASHGSSHILPILGDAAFSCGLTLEALNNVPSDLSKFIIVLNDNQMSISENVGNIPQGISQWIQPPKFDKIFQKIHSWMRKIPGFSRQKSELLHKVDIALKSLSHPLFEQFGIHYVGPFDGHNIKKLIPALEAVKGLPYPVLFHVCTAKGNGLAEAEKDPALYHGVKAYFKNHSPKKKPLSSEVKTPSSFPQHVGHILCQLGEKHPRLQVVTPAMSLGSCLEDFRKQFPDRFTDVGIAEGHAVTFSAGIARSGTPVVCSIYSTFLNRAMDNVFHDVCMQELPVIFAIDRAGLAFHDGRSHHGIYDLGFLCSMPNMVVCQPRNASVLERLLFSSLLWKSPCAIRYPNLSTRKEVSNPSFSPIFPGEAEVLCQGDDLLLIALGHMCDTALAVKEQLLDHGISTTVVDPIFIKPLDTELLQTLLSHHSKVVVLEEHSIHGGLSAEFLLFLNNHNLKTDVLSLGIPDIFIPHGNPETILNMIGLTSDQITLKILAHFNFSAPIPI, encoded by the coding sequence ATGATCTCCCCTCTTCTACAACATATTAGCTCCCCTCAAAAGCTGCGTTCCTTATCTCTAGATCAACTTCCTTTGTTATGCGATGAAATCCGTAACAGAATTATTGCGACCCTTTCTTTAACAGGAGGCCATTTAGCTTCCAATTTAGGCATAGTTGAGCTCACTGTTGCTTTACATTATGTTTTCGCTTCTCCTGAGGATCAATTCATTTTTGACGTTGGACACCAAGCTTATGTACACAAACTACTAACAGGACGTAATACAGAAGCCTTCTCTAATATACGACATGATAATGGACTAAGTGGATTTACAAGCCCCCAGGAATCCAATCATGACATTTTTTTTTCTGGACATGCTGGAAATGCTCTTTCTTTAGCATTGGGGTTAGCTAAGGGAGCATCCCACGGCTCTTCGCATATTCTTCCTATACTCGGAGATGCTGCTTTTTCTTGTGGGCTCACCCTAGAGGCTCTGAATAATGTTCCCTCTGACTTATCGAAATTTATTATTGTCCTTAACGACAACCAAATGTCGATCTCTGAGAATGTAGGCAATATCCCTCAGGGAATCTCTCAGTGGATTCAGCCCCCAAAGTTCGATAAAATATTCCAGAAAATACATTCCTGGATGAGAAAAATTCCTGGTTTTTCACGACAAAAAAGCGAACTGTTGCACAAGGTGGATATTGCTCTAAAATCTTTATCTCATCCTTTATTTGAACAATTTGGCATCCATTATGTAGGTCCTTTCGACGGACATAACATTAAAAAACTCATTCCTGCTTTAGAAGCAGTCAAAGGGCTCCCCTACCCCGTTCTTTTTCATGTATGCACAGCTAAGGGCAATGGTTTGGCTGAGGCCGAAAAAGACCCAGCTCTCTATCACGGAGTAAAAGCTTATTTCAAAAATCATTCCCCCAAGAAAAAACCTCTTAGTTCTGAAGTAAAAACACCCTCTTCTTTCCCTCAGCATGTAGGCCATATCCTATGCCAATTAGGGGAAAAACATCCTCGCTTGCAAGTCGTGACTCCTGCCATGTCCTTGGGATCTTGTTTAGAAGATTTCCGTAAACAATTCCCTGATCGCTTCACTGATGTAGGGATAGCAGAAGGCCATGCCGTGACTTTTTCGGCAGGAATAGCTCGAAGCGGCACTCCTGTAGTCTGTTCTATCTATTCCACATTTTTAAACCGAGCTATGGATAACGTATTTCACGATGTCTGCATGCAAGAACTCCCCGTGATTTTTGCTATTGACCGAGCAGGGTTAGCCTTCCATGATGGGCGAAGCCATCATGGAATTTATGACTTAGGGTTCCTATGTTCTATGCCTAATATGGTAGTTTGCCAGCCGAGAAACGCCAGCGTTCTTGAAAGACTGCTATTCTCTTCTTTACTTTGGAAGTCCCCTTGCGCGATTCGATACCCCAACCTCTCTACTCGTAAAGAAGTCTCCAATCCTTCTTTTAGTCCTATTTTCCCTGGAGAAGCAGAAGTTCTTTGCCAAGGAGACGATCTATTATTAATAGCCCTTGGACACATGTGTGATACTGCTCTAGCAGTCAAAGAACAACTTCTTGATCATGGGATCTCTACCACTGTTGTTGATCCCATTTTTATTAAACCTTTAGATACAGAACTTCTGCAAACACTGCTTTCCCATCACTCAAAAGTAGTCGTTTTAGAAGAGCACTCTATTCATGGGGGATTATCCGCAGAATTCCTTCTCTTCTTAAATAACCACAATCTTAAAACCGATGTTCTCTCTTTAGGTATTCCTGATATATTTATTCCTCATGGGAATCCTGAAACGATTTTAAATATGATTGGGTTAACTAGCGATCAGATCACCCTGAAGATTCTCGCGCATTTTAATTTTTCAGCACCTATTCCCATCTAG
- the pyk gene encoding pyruvate kinase, which produces MIARTKIICTIGPATNTPEMLEKLLDAGMNVARLNFSHGTHESHGRTIAILKELREKRQVPLAIMLDTKGPEIRLGQVESPIKVKPGDRLTLTSKEILGSKEAGVTLYPSCVFPFVRERAPVLIDDGYIQAVVVNAQEHLIEIEFQNSGEIKSNKSLSIKDIDVALPFMTEKDITDLKFGVEQELDLIAASFVRCNEDIDSMRKVLENFGRPNMPIIAKIENHLGVQNFQEIAKASDGIMIARGDLGIELSIVEVPALQKFMARVSRETGRFCITATQMLESMIRNPLPTRAEVSDVANAIHDGTSAVMLSGETASGTYPIEAVKTMRSIIQETEKSFDYQAFFQLNDKNSALKVSPYLEAIGASGIQIAEKASAKAIIVYTQTGGSPMFLSKYRPYLPIIAVTPNRNVYYRLAVEWGVYPMLTSESNRTVWRHQACVYGVEKGILSNYDKILVFSRGAGMQDTNNLTLTTVNDVLSPSLE; this is translated from the coding sequence ATGATCGCTAGAACAAAAATTATTTGTACAATAGGCCCTGCAACAAACACCCCAGAAATGCTTGAAAAACTTCTTGATGCGGGGATGAATGTAGCGCGTCTTAACTTCAGTCATGGTACCCACGAAAGCCACGGCCGGACCATTGCTATTCTTAAGGAACTACGCGAAAAGCGCCAAGTCCCTTTAGCTATTATGTTGGATACAAAAGGACCAGAAATTCGTTTAGGCCAAGTAGAATCTCCTATAAAAGTGAAGCCAGGAGACCGTCTCACTTTAACCAGTAAAGAAATTTTGGGATCCAAAGAAGCTGGAGTCACTCTTTATCCTAGCTGCGTGTTCCCTTTCGTTCGCGAACGCGCTCCCGTCCTGATTGATGATGGATATATCCAAGCCGTAGTTGTCAATGCTCAAGAGCATCTCATTGAGATAGAATTTCAGAATTCAGGAGAAATCAAGTCTAATAAATCACTTAGCATCAAAGATATAGACGTAGCCCTCCCCTTCATGACAGAGAAGGATATCACGGATCTAAAATTCGGGGTCGAACAAGAACTTGACCTTATCGCAGCATCTTTTGTCCGATGTAACGAAGACATCGATAGCATGCGTAAAGTTTTAGAAAACTTCGGCCGGCCAAATATGCCGATCATTGCCAAAATAGAAAATCATTTAGGGGTACAAAATTTCCAAGAAATAGCCAAAGCTTCTGATGGAATTATGATCGCACGAGGAGATCTCGGCATCGAATTATCTATCGTTGAAGTCCCTGCCTTACAAAAATTTATGGCTCGTGTGTCCAGAGAAACAGGCCGTTTTTGTATCACCGCAACACAAATGCTCGAGTCAATGATTCGCAATCCCCTTCCTACACGAGCCGAAGTTTCCGATGTAGCTAATGCTATCCACGATGGAACTTCCGCTGTGATGTTATCAGGAGAAACTGCTTCAGGAACTTATCCTATAGAAGCTGTAAAAACTATGCGCTCGATCATCCAAGAAACGGAAAAATCCTTTGATTACCAAGCCTTTTTCCAACTCAATGACAAAAATAGCGCTCTCAAAGTCTCTCCTTATCTTGAAGCAATAGGCGCTTCAGGGATCCAAATCGCTGAGAAAGCTTCTGCTAAAGCGATTATTGTATACACCCAAACTGGGGGATCTCCCATGTTTCTTTCTAAATATCGTCCCTATCTCCCCATTATTGCCGTTACCCCAAACCGCAATGTATACTATCGCTTAGCAGTAGAATGGGGCGTATACCCTATGCTAACCTCAGAATCTAACCGAACAGTTTGGCGCCACCAAGCTTGTGTCTATGGAGTAGAGAAAGGAATCCTTTCAAACTATGATAAAATTCTTGTTTTTAGCCGAGGAGCAGGGATGCAGGACACGAATAACCTTACTCTGACTACTGTAAACGATGTTTTATCTCCTTCTCTTGAATGA
- the uvrA gene encoding excinuclease ABC subunit UvrA — protein sequence MPSIVRLSGITVRNLKNVTVEFCPREIVLFTGVSGSGKSSLAFNTIYAAGRKRYITTLPSFFATRIHSLPDPAVKKVEGLSPTVAVKQNFFAQHVHATVGSTTEINSYLALLFSLDGQAYDPITLRPLTLYSKEKILAEIAAIPDGTQLTLLAPLPAGDILRVRECLRQGFTKILIDGEISPIHKFLATGVPVPSQLIIDTLIKNASNTPRLKVSLFTTLDIGHGECCLHFDNQKRVFSTQTTLPETQNTYTPLSPDLFSSHSHKDRCPQCHGSGIFVSINDPSIIQQNLSIEKNCCPFAGSCSILLYKTIYQSLADNLGFSLSTPWQDLSPEIQHIFLYGKEGLSLPVKLFDGTLGKTTQTHKQWKGVLNEIGEKIRFANKPSRYLPKGTSYTECPRCQKTGLSDYANAAKWHGKSFADLQQMSLQELFIFLNQLPPKDPAIEEVIQGLKARLAMLIDLGLPYLSPERSVNTLSGGEQERTALAKHLGAELMGVTYVLDEPSIGLHPQDTYKLMDVIKKLRDQGNTILLVEHDEQMISLADRVIDVGPGAGIFGGEVVFNGTPKEFLANSHSLTAQYLRQEQQIPIPAKRQTSLGSITLSRANKHNLKNLTVSIPLGQLTVVTGVSGSGKSSLINDTLVPCVEEFIEQGSCPNLAVQGKLSRLVHINRDLPGRSQRSISLTYIKAFDELRQLFAEQPRCKPLGLTKSHFSFNTPLGACSECGGLGSITAMDNQDSITCPSCSGKRFLPQVLEIRYKNKTIADILEMTAYEAESFFLDQPSIHNKIQALCTLGLQYLPLGRPLYSLSGGEIQRLKLACELSNPVKHPTLYVLDEPTTGLHTHDVKQLIHVLQSLTDQGHSVVIIEHNMHVVKIADYVLELGPEGGNKGGCLIASCSPEELIHKHTPTSLALRPFLSQHQELPHLPDLRQQPPIPAAIIITNAHHHNLKHIDVSIPRYALTTVTGPSASGKHSLVFDVLHAAGNISYAELFPPYIRQALIKKTPLPSVDKVIGLSPVIAIEKNSAKNSSHSVASALEISDMLEELFTQIGRPYSPVSGDLLKEVSPQTIAEELLENYAQGYVTITIPFPPEEDFFSYTQEMLREGFLKLYANEQLYDLEGPFPDCLESPALVIHHVKILEKNIPSILSSLSLAFSKSSSIRLHIENYGITTSKTYQLGLQDSLGNSFPSNDNTTHLCPFCHGNGSLSTFSILPYKNRFAEHTPLSLFTSLFPNQDPTPIYPLLEELGIPSIALFQEMDDHSFQKLCLGTLQNPGFDALCTKAMLAHPTTNFPTYLISETPCNQCQGNGTYTYEHCTRIHDISLSDIYQSDVPFLKKFLLSLGKDLPLVSDIFQKLELLERVGLSQVILGQEQSSLSDGERYQLLLAKAFSSGLTDVIYLLEDPLAGIHPKDAPSLLSVIKDLVANHNTVVVTDREGSLSKHADHVIHLGPEPGPNGGYLLETSAFRDLQPISQSTYISDQIPKLSVSVLTSAIQIDNLSIPLRSLSTISGVSGSGKTTLLLEGIYKSGCAMLEKDPSLFSEIIFLDSHPQPASSRSDISTYFDIAPSLRNFFSSLTQAKALNISASMFSPNTKQGQCSDCWGLGYQLIDRAFYAMEKRSCPTCGGFRVQPLVQEVVYEGKHFGQLLQSSLNEVAKDFSFLKKVQKPLQTLIANGLGYLPLGQNMSSLSLSEKIAIKITKYLFLPPKHPTLFLLDGVATSLDNQQKYTLLSQLKTLVSLGHTVVIIENHPAFSQYADFLIQMGHKTDKTSSRIIFSGINQSPSLSNKLE from the coding sequence ATGCCTTCTATTGTTAGACTTTCCGGTATCACCGTAAGAAACTTAAAAAATGTTACGGTAGAATTCTGTCCCAGAGAAATCGTTTTATTCACTGGGGTCTCTGGCTCTGGAAAGTCTTCTCTTGCTTTCAATACTATTTATGCAGCAGGCAGGAAACGTTACATCACGACCCTGCCCTCCTTTTTCGCAACAAGAATACACTCTCTACCAGACCCTGCTGTAAAAAAGGTTGAAGGATTATCTCCCACCGTTGCTGTTAAACAAAATTTTTTTGCTCAACACGTACATGCGACTGTTGGCAGTACAACGGAAATCAACTCTTATCTAGCTTTACTGTTCTCGTTAGACGGACAAGCCTACGATCCCATTACGCTACGCCCTTTAACCTTGTACAGCAAAGAAAAAATATTAGCTGAAATAGCGGCTATTCCAGATGGAACTCAACTCACTCTACTAGCTCCATTGCCCGCAGGAGATATACTGAGAGTCCGAGAATGTCTCCGCCAGGGCTTCACAAAAATCTTAATCGATGGAGAGATCTCTCCTATTCACAAATTTCTTGCAACAGGAGTTCCTGTTCCTTCTCAGCTCATTATTGATACGCTGATCAAAAATGCTTCTAATACTCCACGCTTAAAAGTCAGCTTATTCACAACGCTAGACATTGGTCATGGAGAATGTTGCTTGCACTTCGACAATCAAAAACGTGTCTTTTCTACACAAACCACTCTTCCAGAAACACAAAACACCTACACGCCATTATCCCCAGATCTTTTTTCTTCTCATAGCCATAAGGATCGTTGCCCTCAATGCCATGGCTCTGGAATTTTTGTATCCATTAACGATCCCTCTATCATTCAGCAAAACCTCTCTATCGAAAAGAACTGCTGTCCTTTCGCTGGTAGCTGCTCCATTCTTTTATACAAAACAATCTATCAATCTTTAGCCGATAACTTAGGATTTAGTCTTAGTACTCCATGGCAGGATCTGTCTCCTGAAATCCAGCATATCTTCTTATATGGGAAAGAAGGCCTCTCTTTGCCAGTCAAACTGTTTGACGGAACTTTAGGAAAAACAACTCAAACGCATAAGCAGTGGAAAGGCGTGCTGAACGAAATTGGAGAAAAAATCCGATTTGCAAATAAGCCTTCTCGTTATCTCCCTAAGGGGACCTCTTACACTGAATGTCCTAGATGTCAAAAAACTGGGCTCAGCGATTATGCTAATGCTGCTAAATGGCATGGCAAGAGCTTTGCAGATCTGCAACAGATGTCTCTTCAAGAGTTATTTATTTTTCTGAACCAGCTTCCTCCAAAAGATCCTGCTATAGAAGAGGTCATTCAGGGACTAAAGGCTCGCCTTGCCATGCTGATAGACTTGGGGCTTCCCTATCTCTCTCCCGAAAGATCCGTAAACACTCTTTCCGGAGGAGAACAAGAGCGCACGGCATTGGCTAAGCACTTAGGAGCCGAGCTTATGGGTGTCACCTACGTTTTGGATGAACCCTCAATTGGACTACATCCACAAGATACCTATAAGCTAATGGATGTCATCAAAAAACTCCGTGACCAAGGAAATACAATCCTACTCGTCGAACATGATGAACAAATGATCTCCCTTGCAGATCGAGTCATTGATGTCGGACCAGGAGCCGGAATTTTTGGTGGGGAAGTGGTTTTTAATGGAACCCCTAAGGAATTTTTAGCAAACAGCCACTCTTTAACAGCGCAATATCTTCGTCAAGAGCAACAAATTCCTATCCCTGCTAAACGCCAGACCTCTTTAGGTTCTATAACCCTATCCCGGGCAAATAAACACAACCTTAAAAACCTGACTGTTTCCATTCCCTTGGGACAATTAACTGTCGTAACTGGGGTTTCTGGCTCCGGGAAATCTTCTCTTATTAACGACACGCTGGTCCCCTGCGTGGAAGAATTTATCGAACAAGGTTCCTGCCCCAATCTTGCTGTTCAAGGGAAACTATCCCGGCTGGTGCATATCAATAGAGATCTCCCTGGAAGATCACAGCGCTCTATCTCTTTAACTTATATCAAAGCTTTTGATGAACTCCGTCAGTTATTTGCTGAGCAACCTCGCTGCAAACCTCTAGGGTTAACAAAAAGTCACTTTAGCTTCAATACTCCCTTAGGAGCTTGCTCAGAATGTGGCGGTCTTGGATCCATAACTGCTATGGATAACCAGGATTCCATAACATGTCCTTCTTGTTCAGGGAAAAGATTCCTTCCTCAGGTCTTAGAAATCCGTTATAAAAACAAAACGATCGCAGATATTCTTGAAATGACGGCTTATGAAGCTGAAAGTTTCTTTTTAGATCAACCCAGCATTCATAACAAAATTCAAGCTTTGTGTACCTTAGGATTACAATATCTTCCTCTTGGAAGGCCCCTCTATAGTTTATCTGGAGGGGAAATTCAAAGATTAAAGCTTGCATGCGAACTATCTAATCCTGTTAAACACCCTACTCTTTATGTTCTAGATGAGCCCACAACAGGTCTCCACACTCATGACGTCAAACAATTGATTCATGTTTTACAATCCCTAACTGACCAAGGACATTCTGTTGTGATTATCGAACATAACATGCATGTAGTAAAAATTGCTGACTACGTGCTGGAACTTGGACCAGAGGGAGGAAATAAAGGGGGGTGTCTCATAGCCTCTTGCTCTCCTGAAGAACTCATTCATAAGCATACCCCTACATCCTTAGCCCTTCGTCCTTTTCTATCTCAACACCAAGAACTTCCCCATCTTCCGGATCTGAGACAACAGCCTCCTATTCCTGCGGCAATCATTATTACAAATGCTCATCACCATAATCTCAAACATATCGATGTTTCTATTCCTCGCTATGCGCTAACAACAGTGACAGGCCCTTCAGCTTCAGGAAAACATTCCTTGGTATTTGATGTACTTCATGCTGCAGGCAATATCTCCTATGCAGAACTATTTCCTCCCTATATCCGACAAGCACTCATAAAGAAAACTCCTCTTCCTTCCGTGGACAAGGTAATAGGGTTGTCTCCAGTTATCGCTATAGAAAAAAATAGTGCAAAAAACTCGAGTCACTCTGTGGCATCAGCGTTAGAAATCTCTGATATGCTAGAGGAGCTTTTTACCCAAATAGGACGCCCTTATTCCCCTGTCTCAGGAGATCTATTAAAAGAAGTCTCTCCTCAGACTATCGCAGAAGAATTGCTAGAAAATTACGCTCAAGGATACGTAACAATCACCATCCCCTTCCCTCCAGAAGAAGATTTTTTCTCTTATACTCAAGAAATGCTGCGGGAGGGATTCTTAAAGCTTTATGCTAACGAACAGCTCTATGATCTAGAAGGGCCGTTCCCAGATTGTTTAGAGTCCCCAGCTCTTGTCATTCATCATGTAAAAATTCTTGAAAAAAACATCCCATCCATTCTGTCTTCGCTCTCTTTGGCCTTTAGCAAATCCTCCTCCATCCGTCTTCATATTGAAAACTATGGAATAACTACTTCTAAAACTTACCAATTAGGATTACAAGACTCCTTAGGGAACTCATTCCCCAGTAATGATAACACAACGCATCTGTGTCCTTTTTGTCATGGAAACGGCTCTTTAAGCACATTTTCTATACTTCCATATAAAAACCGCTTTGCAGAACATACCCCTCTATCCCTATTCACTAGCCTCTTCCCTAATCAGGATCCTACTCCAATCTATCCTCTTCTCGAAGAATTGGGAATTCCATCGATTGCTCTATTTCAAGAAATGGATGACCATTCTTTTCAAAAGCTCTGTTTAGGAACTCTGCAAAACCCAGGTTTTGATGCTTTATGTACGAAAGCTATGCTAGCGCATCCTACAACGAATTTCCCGACCTACCTTATCTCAGAAACTCCATGTAACCAATGTCAAGGGAACGGCACCTATACCTACGAGCATTGTACTCGTATTCACGACATCTCTTTATCAGATATTTATCAATCAGATGTCCCCTTTCTTAAAAAGTTCCTTCTTTCTTTAGGGAAAGATCTCCCTCTTGTTTCAGATATTTTCCAGAAACTGGAGCTTCTCGAACGCGTTGGTCTGAGCCAGGTTATCCTAGGACAAGAGCAAAGTTCTTTAAGTGATGGGGAGCGTTACCAACTTTTACTGGCAAAAGCCTTTTCTTCAGGACTTACAGATGTGATCTACCTCTTAGAGGATCCCTTGGCAGGTATTCATCCTAAAGATGCGCCTTCCTTGCTATCTGTTATTAAAGATCTCGTAGCCAATCATAACACTGTAGTAGTAACAGATAGAGAGGGATCTCTTTCCAAACACGCAGATCACGTTATCCATCTAGGCCCTGAACCAGGTCCTAACGGAGGCTACCTATTAGAGACTAGTGCTTTCAGAGATCTCCAACCTATATCCCAAAGCACATACATCTCTGACCAAATTCCAAAACTATCTGTCTCTGTATTAACCTCAGCTATCCAAATAGACAACCTTTCTATTCCTTTACGCAGCCTCTCAACCATTTCTGGAGTATCAGGATCTGGGAAAACTACTTTACTATTAGAAGGGATTTACAAAAGCGGCTGCGCTATGCTTGAAAAAGATCCTTCTCTATTCTCTGAAATTATTTTTCTAGATTCCCATCCTCAACCCGCTTCTTCTCGCTCCGATATCAGTACTTATTTCGATATTGCTCCATCATTACGAAACTTTTTTTCTTCCTTAACACAAGCAAAAGCGCTAAATATTTCTGCTTCCATGTTTAGTCCCAACACAAAACAAGGACAGTGCTCCGATTGTTGGGGACTTGGGTATCAATTAATAGATCGAGCCTTTTATGCTATGGAAAAACGTTCCTGCCCAACATGCGGAGGATTTCGCGTACAACCGCTTGTTCAGGAAGTTGTGTATGAAGGCAAGCATTTCGGACAGTTGCTACAGTCATCACTAAATGAAGTTGCCAAGGATTTCTCTTTCTTAAAAAAAGTTCAAAAACCTTTACAAACTCTCATCGCCAATGGACTAGGATACCTGCCTTTAGGGCAAAACATGTCTTCTCTTTCTTTGAGTGAAAAAATTGCTATAAAAATAACTAAATACTTATTCCTTCCCCCCAAACATCCCACTCTATTCTTGCTAGATGGAGTAGCTACTTCTCTCGATAACCAACAAAAGTACACTTTACTTTCTCAGCTAAAAACCCTGGTATCCTTGGGACATACTGTGGTTATTATCGAAAATCACCCTGCCTTCTCTCAATATGCAGATTTTTTGATACAAATGGGGCATAAAACAGATAAAACCAGTAGTCGAATCATTTTTTCAGGGATTAATCAATCTCCCTCCCTTTCGAATAAGTTAGAGTAG
- the dnaX gene encoding DNA polymerase III subunit gamma/tau, giving the protein MTSYQVSSRRHRPNTFSEILGQDMVVSILKNSLRLNRSAHAYIFSGIRGTGKTTLARVFAKALNCQSPTENQEPCNQCAICKEISLGTSMDVMEIDGASHRGIEDIRQINETVLFVPSKSRYKIYIIDEVHMLTKEAFNSLLKTLEEPPAHVKFFLATTEIAKIPNTISSRCQKMLLKRIPEETIIDKLTTIAKLGKIEASREALLPIAKAAQGSLRDAESLYDYVVGLFPESFTPEDTAKALGILSDDTLYQIAEAITTQNYEQALSPVSDAMHMGVAPAHFLQDLTLLFRSLLLKQHSQKFDSIAVKYSSESLLEILDFLGESARHVNLALFEKTFLETVIIRLLRIYSRPTLSQLVSQIKQPAQSPLRPIPSSPVLDPGPSPTKSIVKEEVKALPQPVEAKFSQGSLLTPPPSQPKKETLNQEVSAPSSSTPSCSEAAAIDTLLQFAVVEFSGVLTKEPKHG; this is encoded by the coding sequence ATGACCTCTTATCAAGTTTCTTCAAGAAGACATCGTCCCAATACTTTTTCAGAGATTCTTGGACAAGATATGGTCGTGTCCATACTCAAAAATTCTCTTCGACTCAATCGTTCCGCCCATGCCTATATATTTTCTGGAATTCGCGGAACTGGAAAAACAACATTAGCACGAGTATTTGCTAAAGCCTTAAATTGCCAGTCCCCAACAGAAAATCAAGAACCCTGCAACCAGTGTGCTATTTGTAAAGAAATCTCTCTTGGCACCTCAATGGATGTCATGGAAATCGATGGAGCTTCTCATCGAGGAATCGAAGATATTCGGCAAATTAATGAAACTGTCCTCTTTGTTCCTTCAAAATCCCGATATAAAATTTATATTATCGATGAAGTGCACATGCTGACCAAGGAAGCTTTTAATTCATTACTGAAGACATTAGAAGAACCTCCTGCACATGTAAAATTTTTCCTTGCTACTACAGAAATTGCAAAAATTCCTAATACCATATCCAGTCGCTGTCAAAAAATGCTCTTAAAACGTATTCCTGAAGAGACTATTATTGATAAACTGACAACCATCGCAAAATTAGGAAAAATAGAAGCTTCTCGAGAAGCTCTTCTTCCCATTGCCAAGGCCGCACAAGGAAGCCTCCGCGATGCCGAGTCGCTTTATGACTATGTAGTAGGCCTTTTCCCTGAGTCATTCACCCCAGAAGACACAGCTAAGGCTCTTGGGATTCTTTCCGATGACACGCTATACCAAATAGCAGAAGCCATCACCACCCAAAACTATGAACAAGCTCTTTCCCCAGTCTCCGACGCTATGCATATGGGGGTGGCACCAGCTCACTTTCTTCAAGATCTGACATTGCTTTTCCGCAGCTTACTTTTAAAACAGCATTCTCAAAAATTTGATTCTATAGCTGTTAAGTACTCTTCTGAAAGTTTACTAGAAATTCTTGATTTTCTGGGCGAGTCTGCTCGACATGTCAATCTTGCACTTTTTGAAAAAACATTTTTAGAAACAGTGATTATTCGCCTTCTGCGAATCTATTCTCGCCCTACGCTTTCTCAACTTGTCTCGCAAATAAAACAACCCGCCCAATCTCCATTACGCCCAATCCCTTCTTCCCCAGTGCTAGATCCTGGCCCCTCCCCCACCAAATCTATCGTTAAAGAGGAAGTAAAAGCATTACCACAACCAGTAGAAGCCAAATTTTCTCAGGGGAGCTTACTAACCCCACCCCCTTCGCAGCCTAAGAAAGAAACCCTTAATCAAGAAGTATCTGCTCCTTCATCGAGCACCCCTTCCTGTTCTGAAGCTGCTGCTATTGATACGTTATTACAATTTGCTGTTGTAGAATTTTCTGGAGTTTTAACTAAGGAGCCGAAACATGGGTAG
- a CDS encoding YbaB/EbfC family nucleoid-associated protein, translating into MGSGYAKKKKEAKLMERQFMEMEASLEQKRFSGEAGNGLVSVTINGKCNLVDVKIKPDCLDPEDPEVVADLFRAAFKAAKAALDSEMSAMHMGMPF; encoded by the coding sequence ATGGGTAGCGGTTACGCTAAAAAGAAAAAAGAAGCCAAATTAATGGAACGCCAATTTATGGAAATGGAAGCCTCTCTCGAGCAAAAACGTTTCTCTGGAGAGGCTGGAAATGGTCTTGTATCTGTGACCATTAATGGGAAATGCAATCTAGTTGATGTTAAAATCAAACCTGATTGTCTAGATCCTGAAGATCCCGAAGTTGTAGCAGACCTATTTCGTGCAGCATTTAAAGCAGCAAAAGCTGCTTTGGATAGCGAAATGTCCGCTATGCACATGGGAATGCCTTTCTAA